One Desulfobulbus propionicus DSM 2032 DNA segment encodes these proteins:
- a CDS encoding flagellar assembly protein FliW: MKTIITRFGEVEYDPSHVIHFPEGLIGLDQLKRFLVMPNKKQGPLFWIQCVDDPAFAFVVTDPTNFFLDYVVLPDENERQKLGIDENGTCFVLAIVSVSETKEITLNLSGPILYAPETNRGLQVILEDPRYDTRTPLPKIDKR, from the coding sequence ATGAAAACCATCATCACCCGTTTTGGCGAGGTTGAATACGACCCATCTCATGTCATTCATTTCCCGGAAGGATTGATCGGCCTTGATCAGTTGAAGCGTTTTCTTGTGATGCCCAATAAAAAGCAAGGCCCGCTGTTCTGGATCCAATGCGTCGACGATCCGGCTTTTGCCTTTGTGGTGACCGACCCAACCAATTTCTTTCTCGACTATGTTGTCCTGCCCGATGAAAACGAGCGGCAAAAACTCGGTATCGACGAAAACGGCACCTGTTTTGTCTTGGCGATCGTCTCTGTTTCCGAGACCAAAGAGATCACCCTCAATCTTTCCGGTCCGATTCTCTATGCTCCGGAAACCAACAGAGGACTCCAGGTTATTCTTGAGGATCCCCGATACGACACCAGAACGCCCCTGCCCAAAATAGACAAACGCTAA
- the cysC gene encoding adenylyl-sulfate kinase has translation MDNEAAVFWHEQMVSRGQRELLNGHKGCVIWLTGLSASGKSTIANTLDHKLHQAGIHSTVLDGDNVRHGLNATKQLLRETHGDDFAQRFGLGFSAIDREENIRRIGAVARLFSQTGIIAITAFISPYRIDRDRVRDTLLPGEFIEVFVDTPMAVCEARDPKGLYKQARAGKLPGFTGVDDPYEPPLSPEVILSAAETPPDVLADAIMAFLRQRGIIGQQPGC, from the coding sequence ATGGACAACGAAGCAGCAGTCTTCTGGCATGAGCAGATGGTTTCACGCGGCCAGCGCGAACTCTTGAATGGGCACAAGGGGTGCGTGATTTGGCTGACCGGCTTGAGCGCCTCGGGGAAAAGCACCATCGCCAACACGCTTGACCACAAGCTCCATCAGGCCGGCATCCATTCCACGGTGTTGGACGGCGACAATGTCCGGCATGGACTGAACGCGACCAAACAACTGCTCCGGGAGACCCATGGTGATGATTTCGCCCAGCGGTTCGGTCTGGGTTTTTCCGCCATCGACCGTGAGGAAAATATTCGGCGGATAGGGGCGGTGGCCAGGTTGTTTTCCCAGACCGGCATCATTGCCATTACCGCATTCATAAGCCCCTATCGGATCGACCGGGACCGTGTGCGCGACACGCTTCTTCCGGGAGAATTCATCGAGGTGTTTGTCGACACCCCCATGGCAGTATGCGAAGCCAGAGACCCAAAAGGCCTGTACAAGCAGGCCAGGGCAGGCAAACTCCCTGGGTTCACCGGAGTCGATGATCCGTATGAACCCCCCTTGTCTCCAGAAGTGATTTTGTCAGCCGCTGAAACCCCTCCGGATGTTCTTGCCGATGCGATCATGGCTTTCCTCCGGCAGCGCGGGATCATCGGCCAACAACCAGGGTGTTGA